In Heteronotia binoei isolate CCM8104 ecotype False Entrance Well chromosome 5, APGP_CSIRO_Hbin_v1, whole genome shotgun sequence, the DNA window CTTCACTGTCATTCCTATAGAGTTTGTTTCTTTTTGGTTCTCTCCCTTCCACCAGGTTTCTTTTATGCTCACTATATCTATCTTAAAACCTAGTGTTCCAACTCCCCCATTTTGGGCCAGCAGCTTCTGAGAGTGGCCTAGAAACAATTCCTCACTTTGTTTCAcatataaatgtaaaaaaaagacATACAGCCTGTGTTCAGGGTAGATATGAACACACAACTAATACTTCCACTTGAATATCTGAAGCAGCCCACAGACTAACCAGATCAAGCTCTAAGATGAGCACTGTGTTAAACTGCTACAGTCCAAAACAACACTCTTGAGGCACCTTGCAGACTAATACATCTATTGTGACAGAAGCTTTTGCAAGTCAGAGCCCATTTATCACAATTGTTTCCAAGCTCTCAAACTCCCAGTCTGGAACTAGCTCAGAATTCTTCCTGAAAACTTGGGCAGACCACTTGAATAATCCCACCCTTTCAAGGAGGAGGGAAGCAGGAATGTCACCCATCACCATTTTCTGCCCAGTACTCACCAGTCTGTCCTACATTCATCATGCTGTACATAGTGTACATGTTGCAAATCTGCCGGTACTGCTCATCGGAACCTTCCTCGGGAGcatcctcttcttcatcttcttcgttATGATAGGAGCTAGGGCTGTCGCTGGTGTAGGCactggaggtgccggggctcGTCTGGTCTGACGTGCTGGGGCCACTGACCACATTTGCCCCTCCACCTCCTCCAGACAGCGCCCCCTGCTGCTGCgcttgttgctgctgctgggaCTGCCGGTTACCACCACTCAGCTCCTGCTGGGAAGAGATCTTGGCCATTTTGCGGCTGCCATTGCTACCCCCACCACCTCCCCCTTCTTTCTGGCTGTTCTCCCAAAGCCGCTTAACCACAAATGTGCACTGGACAGAGTCCGACTCCTGTTGCTCCGTCTTGACGCGAGAGACCAGGGGCAGGGGTGTGTTACCAGAGGGCCAGGTGGacgtctgtgccacagggctttgTGGCTCGGATGAAGGCGCCTCCTCAGCGTGCAAGCCTTGGGAGTCACAACTGGGTGAGCTGACCTTCAGGAAAAACTCAGTCCCCTTCTCCATAATCTCCTGGATCTGCAGGAATCCCGCTGTATACATTAGGAGGAACTGGTCACCCACATTCATGCTGAGGCGGCCAGTGTAGCAGAAGCTGAGGATCTGCTGGAAGGATTGCGGTTGCACAGCGGCAGGAAGCTCTACCACTGTACTCTTGCTGTTGTTGAAAAGGTCCCGGAAGTAGCAGCTACTGGCAGCCAACACCGCCCGGTGTGCCTTGAAAGCGTGGCCTTTCACCACCACCGACACATCACAGTACAGACCTTGCAACCGCTGTTCATTCAGACACTCCAAGATGCTGTTGCCAAAGTTGGGGATCTCCATTTGGAGAATTTGAGccatcctctccttctcctcacTTGGATAGGTCTTCTGCAAAGGAAATAAGGAGCCAGAGAGGA includes these proteins:
- the NACC1 gene encoding nucleus accumbens-associated protein 1 isoform X1, whose product is MAQILQMEIPNFGNSILECLNEQRLQGLYCDVSVVVKGHAFKAHRAVLAASSCYFRDLFNNSKSTVVELPAAVQPQSFQQILSFCYTGRLSMNVGDQFLLMYTAGFLQIQEIMEKGTEFFLKVSSPSCDSQGLHAEEAPSSEPQSPVAQTSTWPSGNTPLPLVSRVKTEQQESDSVQCTFVVKRLWENSQKEGGGGGGSNGSRKMAKISSQQELSGGNRQSQQQQQAQQQGALSGGGGGANVVSGPSTSDQTSPGTSSAYTSDSPSSYHNEEDEEEDAPEEGSDEQYRQICNMYTMYSMMNVGQTAEKVEALPDQVASESRNRIRVRQDLASLPAELINQIGNRCHPKLYDEGDPAEKLELVTGTNVYITRAQLMNCHVSAGTRHKVLLRRLLASFFDRNTLANSCGTGIRSSTNDPSRKPLDSRVLHAVKFYCQNFAPNFKESEMNAIAADMCTNARRVVRKSWIPKLKLLMAEGDTYTTFINDTGKMEPDIMGVEHSFETGSHDGDAGTSTEGLQ
- the NACC1 gene encoding nucleus accumbens-associated protein 1 isoform X2, whose product is MAQILQMEIPNFGNSILECLNEQRLQGLYCDVSVVVKGHAFKAHRAVLAASSCYFRDLFNNSKSTVVELPAAVQPQSFQQILSFCYTGRLSMNVGDQFLLMYTAGFLQIQEIMEKGTEFFLKVSSPSCDSQGLHAEEAPSSEPQSPVAQTSTWPSGNTPLPLVSRVKTEQQESDSVQCTFVVKRLWENSQKEGGGGGGSNGSRKMAKISSQQELSGGNRQSQQQQQAQQQGALSGGGGGANVVSGPSTSDQTSPGTSSAYTSDSPSSYHNEEDEEEDAPEEGSDEQYRQICNMYTMYSMMNVGQTEKVEALPDQVASESRNRIRVRQDLASLPAELINQIGNRCHPKLYDEGDPAEKLELVTGTNVYITRAQLMNCHVSAGTRHKVLLRRLLASFFDRNTLANSCGTGIRSSTNDPSRKPLDSRVLHAVKFYCQNFAPNFKESEMNAIAADMCTNARRVVRKSWIPKLKLLMAEGDTYTTFINDTGKMEPDIMGVEHSFETGSHDGDAGTSTEGLQ